In a single window of the Rhodoferax saidenbachensis genome:
- a CDS encoding lysophospholipid acyltransferase family protein → MLEFVANRLGYVWRLCATALSFTLFGIGGLLLWAVVFPVLSLVVPQPARRSLLAKALIQRLFKLFVGLMHGLGIFTYDLRGLEKLQRSGLLVLANHPTLIDVVFLISLIERADCIVKAQLLRNPSTRGAVQTAGYICNDAGAVLIDRCHASLQSGNNLIIFPEGTRTPEAGFPPRLERGAANLAVRCKLDVTPVLIHCDQSFLAKGVPWWKIPPQRPHLSIEVHDDLKVAALVADCPSEALAARRLSEHLIQFFTAEIRNDRHPASAGA, encoded by the coding sequence ATGCTTGAGTTCGTAGCTAACCGCCTGGGTTATGTCTGGCGCCTGTGCGCCACGGCCTTGAGTTTCACGCTGTTTGGCATTGGTGGCCTGTTGCTATGGGCGGTGGTCTTTCCCGTGCTGTCGCTCGTGGTGCCGCAGCCGGCGCGGCGCAGCCTGCTGGCCAAGGCCCTGATTCAGCGTCTGTTCAAGCTTTTTGTGGGCCTGATGCACGGGCTGGGCATCTTCACCTACGACCTGCGCGGCCTGGAGAAGCTCCAGCGCAGTGGCCTGCTGGTGCTGGCCAACCACCCGACGCTGATCGATGTGGTGTTCCTGATCTCGCTGATCGAGCGGGCCGACTGCATCGTCAAGGCGCAGCTGCTGCGCAACCCGTCCACCCGTGGCGCGGTGCAGACGGCGGGCTATATCTGCAACGATGCCGGTGCCGTGCTGATAGACCGTTGCCATGCCTCCCTGCAGTCCGGCAACAACCTGATCATTTTTCCCGAAGGCACACGCACCCCCGAGGCCGGTTTTCCGCCGCGCCTGGAGCGTGGCGCGGCCAACCTGGCGGTGCGTTGCAAGCTGGATGTCACGCCCGTGCTGATCCACTGCGACCAGTCCTTCCTGGCCAAGGGTGTGCCGTGGTGGAAAATACCGCCCCAGCGTCCGCACCTGTCCATCGAAGTGCATGACGACCTGAAAGTGGCCGCCCTGGTGGCGGACTGTCCCAGCGAAGCCCTCGCTGCGCGCCGCCTGTCGGAGCATTTGATTCAATTTTTTACCGCGGAGATTCGCAATGACCGACACCCTGCAAGCGCTGGAGCTTGA
- a CDS encoding LysR family transcriptional regulator, protein MDQMLAMRVFMRVVEAGTFTKAADSMAIPKPTVTKLIQGLESHLRVKLLNRTTRRVTVTPDGATYYESLARLLAEMDDLESGLAHALASPKGKIRVDVGGTVASLILIPALPQFYALYPDIQIELGVTDRQVDLISDNVDCVIRGGALTDLSLVARRVGTLSFVTCATPAYLKTHGLPKDPHALKARFPVASYFSARTGRITPLHYERNGEVVEIEGRHVLAVNESNAHVAAGLAGLGVMQTVNFMVKPHIASGALQVVLADWQQPTVPVHVVYPPNRHLSAKVRVFVDWVAALFTRLEE, encoded by the coding sequence ATGGACCAAATGCTTGCAATGCGTGTCTTCATGCGGGTGGTGGAGGCGGGCACTTTCACCAAGGCGGCCGACTCGATGGCCATACCCAAGCCGACAGTTACCAAGCTGATCCAGGGCCTTGAATCGCACTTGCGCGTGAAGTTGCTTAACCGCACTACGCGGCGTGTGACGGTTACGCCGGATGGCGCGACGTATTACGAGAGCCTTGCACGCCTGCTCGCGGAGATGGATGACCTGGAATCCGGCCTGGCCCATGCGTTAGCCAGTCCCAAAGGAAAAATCCGCGTAGATGTGGGAGGCACGGTCGCCAGCCTCATCCTGATACCGGCGCTGCCGCAGTTTTATGCGTTGTACCCAGATATCCAAATCGAATTGGGTGTAACAGACAGGCAAGTCGACCTGATCAGCGACAACGTGGACTGCGTGATCCGTGGTGGCGCGCTGACCGACCTGTCACTGGTGGCGCGCCGGGTGGGCACGCTCAGCTTCGTGACTTGCGCCACACCGGCTTACCTGAAGACCCACGGCCTTCCCAAAGACCCCCATGCGCTCAAGGCCCGATTTCCCGTGGCCAGCTATTTCTCAGCCCGCACGGGACGCATCACGCCCTTGCACTATGAGAGGAATGGAGAAGTGGTCGAAATCGAGGGCCGACATGTGCTGGCTGTGAACGAAAGCAATGCCCACGTGGCGGCGGGGCTGGCAGGGCTGGGCGTGATGCAGACCGTCAATTTCATGGTCAAGCCACACATCGCCAGCGGCGCGCTGCAGGTAGTGCTTGCCGACTGGCAGCAACCGACGGTCCCTGTGCATGTGGTGTACCCGCCCAACCGGCATTTGAGTGCCAAGGTGCGGGTGTTTGTGGACTGGGTGGCGGCGTTGTTCACGCGGCTGGAGGAATAA
- a CDS encoding LacI family DNA-binding transcriptional regulator, whose amino-acid sequence MAHTPSRHPRIPDIAQLSGVSTATVDRVLNQRAGVRSATVQRVMQAAASLGYLPQADIHTASQVQPQPLRLMVLIPEGSNRFLQMLGDVIGYAQDHWAPFNVRCQAAYIESFNPDALAKALLHYGKRCDGIAFMALEHPVVREAVAQLAEQGVPTVTLISDLSSSRRVAYVGLDNRAAGRTAAYLIARFMGPLAHSPKSRPARVAMIVGSLRYRAHEEREAGFLHLFEEQFPLVQVVGVREGQDDAEKNYSQARALLEQHSDLAGIYNIGGGAEGIGRALKEVGADRKIVFIGHGLTPDTRALLIDGTMDAVITQNPQGAVMNCVRIFANLRDGREPTSGVETTRSQVIFRENLP is encoded by the coding sequence ATGGCGCACACTCCCTCTCGTCACCCCCGCATTCCCGACATCGCGCAGTTGTCTGGCGTCTCCACGGCCACGGTCGACCGGGTGCTGAACCAGCGCGCGGGCGTACGCAGCGCCACTGTGCAGCGGGTGATGCAGGCCGCTGCCAGCTTGGGTTACCTGCCGCAGGCCGACATCCACACGGCGTCGCAGGTGCAGCCGCAGCCGTTGCGATTGATGGTGCTGATCCCGGAGGGCAGCAACCGCTTCCTGCAGATGCTGGGTGACGTGATTGGGTATGCGCAGGACCACTGGGCACCGTTCAACGTGCGCTGCCAGGCCGCTTACATCGAGAGCTTCAACCCCGACGCGCTGGCCAAGGCGCTGCTGCACTACGGCAAGCGCTGTGATGGCATTGCCTTCATGGCGCTGGAACACCCGGTGGTGCGCGAGGCCGTGGCGCAGTTGGCTGAGCAGGGCGTGCCTACCGTCACACTGATTTCCGATTTGTCCAGCTCGCGCCGGGTCGCCTATGTGGGCCTGGACAACCGCGCCGCGGGCCGCACCGCCGCTTACCTGATTGCCCGTTTCATGGGGCCTCTGGCTCATAGCCCAAAGAGCCGTCCTGCCCGTGTGGCGATGATTGTGGGGTCTCTCCGCTACCGCGCCCACGAGGAGCGCGAGGCCGGTTTTCTGCACCTGTTCGAAGAGCAGTTTCCGCTGGTGCAGGTGGTGGGTGTGCGCGAGGGGCAAGACGACGCCGAGAAAAACTACAGCCAGGCCCGCGCGCTGCTGGAGCAACACAGCGACCTGGCCGGCATCTACAACATCGGTGGTGGGGCAGAAGGTATTGGCCGCGCGCTCAAAGAGGTGGGTGCTGACCGCAAGATCGTGTTCATCGGTCATGGCCTCACCCCCGACACCCGTGCGCTGCTGATCGACGGCACCATGGACGCCGTCATCACCCAGAACCCGCAGGGCGCCGTGATGAACTGCGTGCGCATCTTTGCCAACCTGCGCGATGGGCGTGAGCCCACCAGCGGTGTCGAGACGACCCGTAGCCAGGTAATTTTTCGGGAAAACCTGCCCTGA
- a CDS encoding AMP-binding protein, translated as MADFWSLATLATQPPSALRPVARRADGSLASHADLLVRIGHWHALLAPQAQTEWALYLNDPLEFAAALLGAWHAGKTVLLPGDALPETVHQLQHRGCALAGDLPGGLQPEAGAVAPTAALQALHPQHTRLQVFTSGSQGQPQAIDKALHQLLAEVATLEATFGARLRGETVPTVWTTVSHQHIYGLLFYILWPLSSGRPLASQRLLYPEDMVAHLGPAPSVLVATPAHLKRLGDRLDWQRARQGLRAVFSSGGPLPFEASQSAAQALGLVPTEVFGSSETGGIAWRQAASASQSWQPFAGVQWREDAGCLAVQSPNLPDGAWWETTDRVQASGDGGFVLLGRSDRIVKIEEKRVSLDAIEQQLLATQLVKEARALLIPTSVGQRVGVVAVPTEAGQLLAAQGRKVLGDRLRQALAGAVEAVALPRRWRFVPALPHNAQGKTPEALLRALFDPVEPLDTSAMPMPQWQLRSATEARATLRIEADLVLFAGHFDVAPILPGVAQLDWAIQLAQQCFDLPTHFVRLEALKFVRPVTPGTTLILDLSYKAQLAKPELCAVAFAWTSQDGSSAEPVAHSSGRALWSRTVPQEAAHA; from the coding sequence ATGGCTGATTTCTGGTCGCTTGCCACGCTGGCGACCCAGCCTCCCAGTGCCTTGCGACCGGTGGCACGGCGCGCCGACGGCAGCCTGGCCAGCCACGCCGATCTGCTGGTGCGCATCGGCCACTGGCACGCACTGCTGGCGCCACAAGCACAGACCGAATGGGCGCTGTACCTGAACGACCCGCTGGAGTTTGCGGCCGCGCTGCTGGGTGCCTGGCATGCCGGAAAAACCGTGCTGCTGCCGGGCGACGCGCTTCCCGAAACCGTGCACCAGTTGCAGCACAGGGGCTGTGCCCTGGCCGGCGACCTGCCGGGCGGCCTGCAGCCCGAAGCCGGTGCTGTTGCACCCACCGCAGCCCTGCAGGCCCTGCACCCGCAGCACACCCGGCTTCAGGTCTTCACCTCGGGCTCGCAAGGCCAGCCGCAGGCCATCGACAAGGCGCTTCACCAGTTGCTGGCCGAAGTGGCCACGCTGGAGGCCACCTTTGGTGCACGCCTGCGCGGCGAGACCGTGCCCACGGTCTGGACCACGGTGTCGCACCAGCACATCTACGGCCTGCTGTTCTACATCTTGTGGCCTCTGTCCAGCGGTCGCCCGCTGGCAAGCCAGCGCCTGCTGTACCCCGAAGACATGGTGGCCCACCTGGGACCGGCGCCCAGTGTGCTGGTGGCCACGCCCGCGCATTTGAAGCGCCTGGGTGACCGGCTCGATTGGCAGCGCGCACGCCAGGGCCTGCGCGCCGTGTTTTCCTCGGGCGGCCCCTTGCCGTTCGAGGCTTCGCAAAGCGCTGCACAGGCACTGGGCCTGGTGCCCACCGAGGTGTTCGGCAGTTCCGAGACCGGTGGCATCGCCTGGCGCCAGGCGGCCAGTGCCAGCCAGAGCTGGCAACCCTTTGCCGGCGTGCAGTGGCGCGAAGACGCGGGTTGCCTGGCCGTGCAGTCGCCCAACCTGCCCGACGGCGCCTGGTGGGAAACCACCGACCGGGTGCAGGCCAGCGGGGACGGTGGCTTTGTGCTGCTGGGCCGCAGCGACCGCATCGTCAAGATTGAAGAAAAGCGCGTGTCGCTGGACGCGATCGAGCAGCAGCTGCTGGCCACGCAGCTCGTCAAGGAAGCGCGCGCCTTGCTGATTCCCACCTCGGTGGGCCAGCGCGTGGGCGTGGTGGCTGTGCCCACCGAGGCCGGCCAGCTGCTGGCAGCGCAGGGCCGCAAGGTGCTGGGCGACCGCTTGCGCCAGGCCCTGGCCGGTGCGGTGGAGGCCGTGGCCCTGCCCAGGCGCTGGCGCTTTGTACCGGCCTTGCCGCACAACGCCCAGGGCAAGACGCCCGAAGCCCTGCTGCGCGCACTGTTTGACCCGGTGGAGCCGCTGGACACATCGGCCATGCCGATGCCGCAATGGCAACTGCGCAGCGCCACCGAAGCGCGCGCCACCCTGCGTATCGAGGCCGACCTAGTGCTATTTGCCGGCCACTTCGATGTGGCGCCGATTCTGCCGGGCGTGGCGCAGCTGGACTGGGCGATCCAGCTGGCACAGCAATGCTTTGATTTGCCCACGCACTTTGTGCGCCTGGAGGCCCTGAAGTTTGTGCGGCCTGTGACGCCGGGGACGACGCTGATCCTGGACCTGAGCTACAAGGCGCAGCTTGCCAAGCCTGAGCTGTGCGCGGTGGCCTTTGCCTGGACCTCGCAGGACGGCAGCAGTGCCGAACCGGTGGCGCATTCCAGTGGCCGCGCGCTGTGGTCCCGCACTGTGCCGCAGGAGGCCGCCCATGCATAA
- a CDS encoding MFS transporter: protein MSASTAVQGNSPRKVAIASLVGTAIEFYDYYIYAAAAVLVFNSQFFPKGDPSAAMLLSLSTLALAFLARPIGSALFGHFGDRIGRKTTLVASLLTMGVSTVAIGLLPTYESIGLWAPVLLCLCRIGQGIGLGGEWGGAALVATENAPKGKRGLFGSFPQLGAPIGLFAANGVFFLVTYFLGSEALVTWAWRIPFVMSIVLVAVGLYVRLNLHESAAFQKVEREGRKLQAPVSAVFKQHGGALVRGIFCMSTTYVLFYLMTAFVQVYSKSPVALSAAGHATGLGIPPNTFTGLLLIGAIVFGIFTTLGGVWADKLGRRTWLLWVTTGIVALGLLMPTFLNQGTVASVAAFIVIGMAVMGMTFGPMAALLPELFPTEVRYSGASLAYNLSSIVGASIPTLVAMELNKSYGLWGVGLYMAANGVITMLALYLSRETRDLDMSEAVTATR from the coding sequence ATGTCTGCATCCACTGCTGTGCAGGGCAATTCGCCCCGCAAAGTAGCCATCGCGTCCCTGGTGGGCACCGCGATCGAGTTTTACGATTACTACATCTATGCCGCCGCTGCGGTGCTGGTGTTCAACAGCCAGTTCTTCCCCAAGGGCGATCCCTCCGCGGCCATGCTGCTCTCCCTGTCCACGCTGGCGCTGGCCTTCTTGGCACGCCCCATCGGTTCGGCCCTGTTCGGCCACTTTGGTGACCGGATTGGCCGCAAGACCACGTTGGTGGCGTCGCTGCTGACCATGGGTGTGTCGACCGTGGCCATCGGCTTGTTGCCCACCTACGAAAGCATTGGCCTGTGGGCTCCGGTGCTGTTGTGTCTGTGCCGCATCGGCCAAGGCATCGGCTTGGGCGGCGAATGGGGTGGCGCAGCATTGGTCGCTACCGAAAACGCACCCAAGGGCAAACGCGGCTTGTTCGGCAGCTTCCCCCAACTGGGCGCACCTATTGGCCTGTTCGCGGCCAACGGCGTGTTCTTCCTGGTGACCTATTTCCTGGGTTCGGAAGCCCTGGTGACTTGGGCCTGGCGCATTCCTTTCGTCATGTCCATCGTGCTGGTGGCCGTGGGCCTGTACGTGCGGCTGAACCTGCACGAAAGCGCCGCCTTCCAGAAGGTGGAGCGCGAAGGCCGCAAGCTGCAGGCACCCGTGAGCGCGGTGTTCAAGCAACACGGCGGCGCCTTGGTGCGCGGCATCTTCTGCATGTCCACCACCTACGTGCTGTTCTACCTGATGACGGCGTTTGTGCAGGTCTACTCCAAGAGCCCGGTCGCTCTCTCGGCCGCAGGCCACGCCACGGGTCTGGGCATTCCGCCCAACACCTTCACCGGCCTGCTGCTGATCGGCGCCATTGTGTTTGGCATCTTCACCACCCTGGGTGGCGTGTGGGCCGACAAGCTGGGCCGCCGTACCTGGCTGCTGTGGGTGACCACCGGCATCGTGGCACTGGGCCTGTTGATGCCAACCTTTCTAAACCAAGGCACTGTGGCGTCGGTAGCCGCGTTCATCGTCATCGGCATGGCCGTCATGGGCATGACCTTTGGCCCCATGGCTGCGCTGCTGCCAGAGCTGTTCCCCACCGAAGTGCGCTACTCGGGCGCCTCGCTGGCCTACAACCTGTCCTCCATCGTGGGCGCGTCCATCCCCACCCTGGTGGCCATGGAACTGAACAAGAGCTACGGCCTGTGGGGCGTGGGCCTGTACATGGCGGCCAATGGTGTCATCACCATGCTGGCGCTGTACCTGTCGCGTGAAACCCGCGACCTGGACATGAGCGAAGCCGTCACGGCAACACGCTAA
- a CDS encoding glucose 1-dehydrogenase produces MTTPLTSASGKLSGKVALVTGGTSGIGLATAKRFVAEGAHVFITGRRQSALDAAVQAIGPHATGIRADASSMADLDQLFAQIQKDKGRLDVLFANAGGGLLAPLGEITEEHFDTTFDTNVKGVLFTVQKALPLMHAGAAIVLNASTTSIKGTGAFSVYSATKAAVRNFARSWSIDLRERQIRVNVISPGVVPTPGYDLLGLTEEQKQGFVASQVATIPLGRVGTTDEIAKAVVFLASDDSSFVNGIELFVDGGMTQV; encoded by the coding sequence ATGACTACCCCACTGACCTCCGCCTCCGGCAAACTTTCCGGCAAGGTCGCCCTGGTCACCGGCGGCACCAGCGGCATTGGCCTGGCCACTGCAAAGCGCTTTGTTGCCGAAGGTGCCCATGTCTTCATCACCGGCCGGCGTCAATCTGCGCTGGACGCTGCCGTCCAAGCCATCGGCCCACACGCAACCGGTATCCGCGCAGACGCCTCCAGCATGGCAGACCTGGACCAATTGTTTGCACAGATCCAAAAAGACAAAGGCCGCCTGGACGTGCTGTTTGCCAATGCAGGCGGTGGTCTGTTGGCTCCATTGGGCGAGATCACGGAAGAGCACTTTGACACGACCTTTGACACCAACGTCAAGGGCGTGCTGTTCACCGTTCAAAAGGCATTGCCGCTGATGCACGCAGGCGCTGCCATCGTGCTCAATGCGTCGACAACCTCGATCAAGGGCACTGGCGCCTTCAGTGTGTACAGCGCCACCAAGGCAGCGGTGCGTAACTTTGCGCGTAGCTGGTCCATCGATTTGAGAGAACGCCAGATTCGCGTCAACGTCATCAGCCCCGGCGTGGTGCCCACGCCCGGCTACGACCTGCTGGGTCTGACAGAAGAGCAAAAGCAAGGTTTTGTCGCGTCACAAGTCGCAACCATCCCGCTGGGGCGCGTCGGTACCACCGACGAAATCGCCAAAGCCGTGGTCTTCTTGGCCAGCGATGACAGCAGCTTTGTCAACGGCATCGAGCTGTTTGTCGACGGTGGCATGACGCAGGTCTGA
- a CDS encoding phosphopantetheine-binding protein, whose translation MQALELEIKDIIIQSLALEDIAVSDIDSAEPLFVKGLGLDSIDALELGLALQKRYGVTVASDSEETRAHFGSVRALAAFVHAQRTQ comes from the coding sequence CTGCAAGCGCTGGAGCTTGAAATCAAGGACATCATTATCCAGTCGCTGGCGTTGGAAGACATTGCCGTGTCGGACATCGACAGCGCCGAGCCCCTGTTTGTCAAAGGCCTGGGGCTGGACTCCATCGACGCGCTGGAACTCGGCCTGGCGCTGCAAAAGCGCTACGGCGTGACCGTGGCCTCCGACTCTGAAGAGACACGCGCCCACTTCGGCAGCGTACGCGCGCTGGCCGCCTTTGTGCACGCGCAACGAACCCAATAA
- the rsmH gene encoding 16S rRNA (cytosine(1402)-N(4))-methyltransferase RsmH, producing MTDASPPHKRRVRYAGTHPRQFEEKYKELDPTRHAAEVDKVMQRGQTPAGMHRSICVDEILAILKPLPGETGLDLTLGFGGHTLAMLPLVQPGGRVFGMDVDPIELPRTTARLRALGFGEEALSVHRANFSELASLLPQAGGGFDFVLADLGVSSMQIDNPARGFSFRADGPLDLRLDPTHGQSASELLLCVTRHRLRDLLTDNSDEPFAIPLAAALQGQYLETTVQLADLVRATMELAYKRSMPAEERLVETKKVLQRTFQALRIEVNDEFGVLDTMLLNLPACLKPGGRVAILSFHSGEDRRVKKCFQTGERNGTFSSVAADPIRASYDEQRSNPRSSSAKLRWAVRAQHVGTA from the coding sequence ATGACCGACGCTTCCCCTCCCCACAAGCGCCGCGTGCGTTATGCGGGCACCCATCCCCGCCAGTTTGAAGAAAAGTACAAAGAGCTGGACCCCACGCGCCATGCGGCCGAGGTGGACAAAGTCATGCAGCGCGGGCAAACGCCTGCGGGCATGCACCGCTCCATTTGCGTGGACGAAATTCTCGCCATCCTGAAACCGTTGCCCGGCGAAACCGGGCTGGACCTGACCCTGGGCTTTGGCGGCCACACCCTGGCCATGCTGCCGCTGGTGCAGCCGGGCGGACGCGTGTTTGGCATGGATGTCGATCCGATTGAGTTGCCCCGCACCACGGCGCGGCTGCGCGCTCTGGGTTTTGGCGAAGAAGCGCTTAGCGTGCACCGCGCCAACTTCAGCGAACTCGCCAGCTTGCTGCCGCAAGCGGGCGGTGGTTTCGACTTTGTACTGGCGGACCTGGGCGTCTCGTCCATGCAGATCGACAACCCGGCACGGGGCTTTAGCTTCCGGGCCGATGGTCCGCTGGATTTGCGCCTGGACCCGACCCACGGCCAGTCGGCCAGTGAGCTGCTGCTGTGCGTGACGCGGCACCGACTGCGCGACCTGCTGACCGACAACTCAGACGAGCCGTTTGCTATTCCCTTAGCCGCCGCTCTGCAAGGCCAGTACCTGGAAACCACGGTGCAGTTGGCCGATTTGGTGCGTGCCACTATGGAGCTGGCCTACAAGCGCAGCATGCCTGCAGAAGAGCGCCTGGTGGAAACCAAGAAGGTGCTGCAGCGCACGTTCCAGGCGCTGCGCATTGAAGTGAATGACGAGTTTGGCGTGCTGGACACGATGCTGTTGAACCTGCCGGCTTGTCTGAAACCCGGTGGGCGCGTGGCCATCCTGAGCTTTCACTCCGGCGAAGACCGGCGCGTGAAAAAGTGCTTTCAGACGGGCGAACGCAACGGTACTTTCAGCAGCGTGGCGGCGGACCCGATTCGCGCTTCTTATGACGAGCAACGCAGCAACCCGCGCTCATCGTCTGCCAAGCTGCGCTGGGCGGTGCGGGCGCAGCACGTTGGTACTGCATGA
- a CDS encoding acyl carrier protein, translating to MTNEEILQRIKDIMSEVFDIDADRVVPEARLRDDLDIDSIDAVDLIVQLKPLVGRRMQPEAFKSVRTIGDVVDAIQLLVSGDAPANV from the coding sequence ATGACCAATGAAGAAATCCTGCAACGCATCAAGGACATCATGAGCGAGGTCTTCGACATCGATGCCGACCGCGTCGTGCCCGAAGCGCGCCTGCGCGATGACCTGGACATCGACAGCATCGACGCGGTGGACCTGATCGTGCAACTCAAGCCCCTGGTGGGCCGGCGCATGCAGCCCGAAGCCTTCAAGTCGGTGCGCACGATTGGCGACGTGGTCGATGCGATCCAGTTGCTGGTCTCGGGCGATGCGCCTGCGAATGTCTAA
- a CDS encoding amino acid ABC transporter permease gives MTYTFDFASVLASWPQFLEGAWMTILLSFPATVIGFVGGTLLAIGRRGDKRWVARACGIYVEVLRNTPLLVQVFLVFFGLASLGWKVSAFSAALLSLVINVAAYSCEIMRAGMDSIHRGQIEAAECLGLTRRQIYWHVVLRPAMEKVYPALTSQFVLLMLASSITSQISVEELTAVAARVQSETFRPFEAYILVAVAYLILSLLMRLGLWVFGQIVFTRKRKLGSAK, from the coding sequence ATGACATACACGTTCGACTTCGCCAGCGTACTGGCCAGCTGGCCCCAGTTTCTGGAAGGGGCCTGGATGACCATCCTGCTGTCCTTCCCCGCCACCGTCATCGGTTTTGTCGGCGGCACCCTGTTGGCCATCGGCCGCCGCGGCGACAAGCGCTGGGTGGCCCGGGCCTGCGGTATCTATGTGGAAGTGCTGCGCAACACGCCGCTCTTGGTGCAGGTGTTCCTGGTGTTCTTTGGCTTGGCGAGTCTGGGCTGGAAGGTGTCGGCGTTTTCGGCGGCGCTGCTGTCGCTGGTTATTAACGTAGCGGCCTACTCTTGCGAAATCATGCGGGCCGGTATGGACTCCATCCACAGGGGCCAGATCGAGGCGGCCGAGTGCCTGGGCCTCACGCGCCGGCAGATTTATTGGCATGTGGTGCTGCGCCCGGCCATGGAAAAGGTCTACCCCGCGCTCACCAGCCAGTTTGTGCTGCTGATGCTCGCATCCTCCATTACCTCGCAGATCTCGGTGGAAGAACTTACCGCCGTGGCCGCACGGGTGCAGTCTGAAACCTTCCGCCCGTTCGAAGCCTACATCCTGGTGGCGGTGGCCTACCTGATCCTGTCGCTGCTGATGCGCCTGGGGCTGTGGGTATTTGGGCAAATCGTGTTCACACGCAAACGCAAACTGGGGAGCGCGAAATGA
- a CDS encoding amino acid ABC transporter permease codes for MIDGGLNAYHLQYLMFGALWTIGLSLISFVGGGIAGGVIALCRVSPIKAVRWATIAWIQLIQGTPLLVVLFLFYFGLSIMGFELPAIVAASIAMIVYVSAYLGEIWRGCIESVPRTQWEAAECLALSRAQRMRLVVLPQAVRIATPPTVGFMVQIVKNTSLASIVGFIELVRAGQLINNSIFQPFLVYLLIAVVYFAICYPLSVWSHKLEKRQQFGNRAALPTANAT; via the coding sequence ATGATCGATGGTGGACTGAACGCCTACCACCTGCAGTACCTGATGTTCGGTGCGCTGTGGACGATTGGCTTGTCGCTGATTTCCTTTGTCGGTGGCGGTATTGCGGGTGGTGTGATTGCGCTGTGCCGCGTCAGCCCGATCAAGGCCGTGCGCTGGGCAACGATTGCCTGGATCCAGTTGATCCAGGGCACGCCACTCCTGGTGGTGCTGTTCCTGTTTTACTTCGGCCTCTCCATCATGGGCTTCGAGCTGCCCGCCATCGTGGCCGCCAGCATCGCCATGATTGTGTATGTCAGCGCCTACCTGGGTGAAATCTGGCGCGGCTGTATCGAATCGGTGCCGCGCACCCAGTGGGAAGCGGCCGAGTGCTTGGCCCTGTCGCGTGCCCAGCGCATGCGCCTGGTGGTGCTGCCGCAGGCGGTGCGTATTGCCACACCGCCCACGGTGGGCTTCATGGTGCAGATCGTGAAGAACACCTCGCTGGCATCCATCGTGGGGTTTATCGAGCTCGTGCGTGCCGGCCAGCTCATCAACAACTCCATCTTCCAGCCCTTCCTGGTTTACCTGCTGATCGCCGTTGTCTATTTCGCCATCTGTTACCCGCTGTCGGTCTGGAGCCACAAGCTGGAAAAGCGCCAGCAGTTTGGCAACCGTGCAGCCCTCCCTACCGCGAACGCCACATGA
- a CDS encoding beta-ketoacyl synthase chain length factor has product MEQIPFGNTKDAGMLEFEFTVLDWSAYAAGLGNQQDWLDWAARPPQLPTIDAQAAPALTEMPAMMRRRLSPLGRYACQVAWWCQQQPDSAPLVFASRYGDAAHTLTLLKELVQGQSLSPTAFSLSVHNAFSAVYGIARGHTGNALAVSAGRASVGAALVEAAALLADGAPDVLIVFYEAPLPQHYRVFHDEALAEYAWCWRISKPVASRPLVRVRVDVPSDPIDHSADATPAAWPSGLAVLRHVLQQMAQPEVQAGGHTDASLQRQDRPGSQWTWSAHA; this is encoded by the coding sequence ATGGAGCAAATACCTTTTGGGAATACCAAGGACGCAGGCATGTTGGAGTTTGAGTTCACCGTTCTTGATTGGTCTGCCTACGCGGCAGGCCTCGGCAATCAGCAGGACTGGCTGGACTGGGCCGCCCGGCCACCCCAGCTTCCCACCATTGACGCGCAAGCCGCACCGGCCCTGACCGAGATGCCGGCCATGATGCGCCGCCGGCTCAGCCCGCTGGGCCGTTATGCCTGCCAGGTCGCCTGGTGGTGCCAGCAGCAGCCCGACTCCGCCCCCCTGGTTTTTGCGTCCCGCTACGGCGATGCCGCACATACGCTCACATTGTTGAAAGAACTGGTGCAGGGCCAGTCCCTGTCGCCCACGGCCTTTAGCCTGTCGGTGCACAACGCCTTCTCTGCGGTCTACGGCATTGCACGCGGGCACACCGGCAACGCGCTGGCGGTCAGCGCCGGTCGCGCCAGCGTCGGGGCTGCACTGGTCGAGGCCGCCGCGCTGCTGGCCGATGGTGCGCCCGACGTTCTGATCGTTTTTTACGAAGCACCGCTACCGCAGCACTACCGCGTGTTCCATGACGAAGCACTGGCCGAATACGCCTGGTGCTGGCGCATCAGCAAACCGGTGGCATCGCGGCCGTTGGTGCGGGTCCGCGTGGATGTGCCTTCTGATCCCATCGATCACAGTGCCGATGCGACTCCTGCCGCCTGGCCCTCTGGCCTGGCCGTGTTGCGCCATGTGCTGCAGCAGATGGCGCAGCCGGAAGTACAGGCAGGTGGACATACCGACGCCAGCCTGCAACGCCAGGACCGCCCCGGCAGCCAGTGGACCTGGAGTGCGCATGCTTGA